A segment of the Zonotrichia albicollis isolate bZonAlb1 chromosome Z, bZonAlb1.hap1, whole genome shotgun sequence genome:
AACCGGCTTCTCCCCAAAGAAATCTATTTCAAATTCATTTGTTCTTGATTGGTTTTGCACTACTTTGAGAGAAAATTTCTAAAAATCCATGCACTTTTAGAGAAGGTTCCAGCAGCACAAGTTCTGGGCTTTGCTGTTTTTACCTTTTAAACCAAGAGTTACAATGTAatataatggggaaaaaaataaaaaagtcttGATTTTTCATGACCATCCAGCAGAGAGAATGGTATAGCAGTAATGTAGAGCAGTGCCTTCGTGTATCCAGTGCTGACTTTCAAATCTCCCTTTCCACAAGGTGGAAAGCAAGAGCACAATTAACTAATTCAGAATGCCTTCAAAGAAGGATGTTCCCATAAGATAAGCCACCACAACAGGAATTTGAGAGAAGCACAATTGGCAAGAAtaaaagcacaaagcctttgCCTAACAGAGGTGAGGGTTTAAAATTAAGACACCAGACAAAAACCTCCACTGTAGAGACTGTGGGTAAGGAAAATCAGTGCTTGCATGGCTTCTAGCCCAAGATGTGGGAACAAGCTGTGACCACCCTGTGAATCCTCGAATCTTGGACAGTATAAAGGTGGTACCTCCAGAGAGACCTGGGGACCCCCACCACTGAGAAGACCAAGGGTTAAGAAGGACAGGTTGGACAACAGAGAGTCCATGTGGTGATGATATCTCCCCACTTGatgtctctctcttccccttcccctgcctctcttctctcattcCTATCTCCCTAGCTTGCGTTTCCTGTTCAATAACATTTTTACTATTGCCTGTGGAAAAGGGTCATGCTTGCACCTTAATTtaggcagaagcttctctgaatTACCAAATCTTTACACCACACTTATCCACACAGGAGTCAGGAAAACCAGCACATCAATACCTTCATCGAAATCCAGGCGGTGCCACTGCTTCAGCCTCCCCAGTTCATTTTTCTCCCCACTTGAGTTGGGGATCTccttctgctccctggcagTTTTTGGGATGCTGGAGCTCCGAAATTTCTCTGTTTGCTGCACCACATGGGTGCACGGGGAAACAGAGCCGGCACTTGGAGACACGTCCGAAGAGAACAGAGATGTGgaaggcagaaggaaggaagaaaagtggccaccagctgctggctggacaGGACTGGGCTGGTGGCCAATTCTCCTCTTCTTGCTCGTCACAGGACTGGTACAGTCAGAAGCCAGAGGCCGTTTCTGCATCAATAACAAAATCATTCATTCATTAACTTATATGATCAGGATCAAACTTTGCTCCCAgtctggaaaagcagcatttctgaaCTGGGCCAATTTGAACACACATCTTTCCACACTAAAAAGAGCATTCAAACCAGAAGTTCTGCAGGTAAATAAAGGCTCTGTCTCATTCCTACATTCCCATCTTAGCACTCAGCATGTCCTACTTCAAGACTGTAGCTAAAATTCTTTGGAAGAAAGACACTCCCTTCAGGAGCTCCATCAAAGGCTTCCCCAAATGAGAAGGTCCTGCACATCATTCAGATGACAATCTTGCACCACCAGCAAGTCTGCTAAAATTTACCATACAGTCCAGAATgttaaaaatgcacaaaataccTGAGCTGGtcttactgcagcatctctctcAGAAGGCCCTGGAGATAACGCTTGACTGGTGTTGGTGGTGTTCTGAGATGGAGCTGATTTTCTGTATGGATGGGCCAATATTTCATGTTACAAAGCCTAAGTATCAACTGTCCAAATTCGCTCCTTGCAGGGAAAACAGAGTCCTTCAGTGTCAGGACTGAAGGAaacagcatgaagctgagttCAGGGAGCTTTAGGCAGGATATCAGGAAAACATTCATGGCCCAGAGGGTGCTTGAGCcctgcaacaggctccccaggccaATGGTCACTGCAGGAGGCATCAAGAAGTCTTTGGACAACACTCTTGGGCACCTGCTGTGCTTCTCatggtgtcctgtgcagggccaggcacCATATTCTCACAGTCTAAGCTTCATTAACCagggatttctcttttttcctttctctgagtgACTGAACTTACCGAGAAAGTATTAACTTCAGCTTCTGTCTGTCTATTTCGGTGTAGCCAGGCCAATCAGTCTGAAGGGTTTGAAATAGATGTTCCTTCAGACTGAAGCAATTATCCTTTGCATTCCACTTGGCTACCTACAGGCAGACGTGTAGGAAaacaaatctttattatgcTTGCTGCATGCAAACTAGAGAAATGTGATTGGTCCTGAACAGCTGCTTGTGAGCACTCTGTCTCAATTAATCAATGCGCACATGCCCAGGTGTAAATGAATTGAGGATCATACCTTCCTCAAGACAAATACAAAGTCACCTCCAAAAAGTAAATTGAGGTAGTAAAACCTGAAGACCACTGATATCAAAAGTGCAGGTTTAGACTTCATCCCCTGACACCTGCTCAGAGTTCCACAGAAAAGCCCATTGGGAAAGTCTCCATCAATTTGAACCCTCAAACACACTGAATAACTCATCTAAGACACCACTAACATCTGTCACAACTTTgacttttcttcttgaaaatatGATAAACATTCATAATTTGGGTCTGTGTTGATGCCTGTCTGCccacagcagaaaaagaaatgtaaaagtaACAAAGATACCCAGAATCAGGGATTCACTTCTTCAAAGCTGAACTCAGGTTGTGTTGGAAGGGAAGCAAGGGTGTGTGTACCACATCTCAGCAAGCTCACACTGTCCATTTCAGACCTATACAAAATAAAGCCCCACTTACTCTGATGTCCACAAAAGCCTGAGCAAGGCATatcaggctgcagggctgctcacaCAGAACTTTCAGAATGCAAACCTGGACCCTGAGGCAGTTCACACCTCCTACAGCACACTGACACCACAGAAATCTCGTCAAACTTTGCAATGGAACAGGAAAAATGTTTCCATCCATTGCCTTCTTAGGAGCTGAGCTTTGAAAATGTATAATCAACTTGAAATCTAAATGGGCTACTTCAGCTGGGAGCGCAGAACATGGCCCTCGTAATATTGTGAATATTTTCAGGATGAAAAAGcctgccactgccctgggcaaaCCTAGCAACAAACTTCCCAGGTTCAGGGAATGAGTTCTTAAAAGTCACTGTGGGATCAACCGAAACTGTATTGAATTTTCCTCCCTTGACTAAGTTCCAAGACACTGTTTGCCTAGCTAAAGAGGAAATGTTCCCACTTGATATATTAATGCCAGCATAATTCAGCAACACTCtaggggaaaagggaattttgaaaAGGGAATGAGAGAAATATTGCATCTTTCAATGCATGTGCATCCTTTTGCTGGCTGTGAAAATCAAATACCAGTGGAATTTAAAGGACCACTGGAGAAGTTATTGATTAATTGAGTTCCAAGAAGAGGGAATATTTAAACCACGTGACAGCAAAGAAACCCTCTGCTCAAAGTTTGGCTACCATCTTTATCATGGAGGATGTGCCTGGAACACCCCTGGAAGAAAATCCCCACAGATCCCAGAGAAGTCAAGTACTATAGAGAGGCCACTAACTGTGTTCAAATGAAATACTGGCCTCTGCAGTTCCTGAACTCCTCTGCCCTGGAACTTCTTCCAGGAAATTTTAAGTGCAGTCATAAACCATTTCACACAATCAAGGAACCCCTGTGAAGTTACTCCTTGAAGCAGTTAAACAGtgcacagaaaagaaagagaatggaATAAGGCATGAGGAGCAACAACATTACAAAGTGTTACTCATTGCCAGCTATTCTAGAAAAACAACAATGCCCCAAAATTttcaagttttctttctttttgtcacaTGGACCTGCAGCTTGAGACCTCTGGATGAAGTTGATGGAAAAACTTTAACAGGGAGCATTTCCAAACTTATTTGTCCAGATGCAATTTAAAGAGTAGAGGAACAAGTGACAATTAGGAAGAAAAGAAGAGTGTGGTGGTAATAATGCTGGCACAAACTCCACCATCTCACCTGCTGAAGGATCTTGGCAAGGGTGCCCTTGTCCTTTTGCATGACTCCATCTCTCTGCAAGCGAGCAAGTAACTCTGGCTTCTTGTAAGTCCTCAGAGCAAGTAAATGAATCACCCTGTCCCTGTAGGGTCGCCGATAAACAGCACTGCAAGGCTTCTGTTCATTCTCTGCAGGCTTCGTGGGCTTTGTTCTCTTCTCCTCAGGGGCGGGACATGAAGTGTGTGATTTGGCTCTTCTCACATCTGCTTGTTTtcccaaaggaaaggaaagcagaaaaagaagtgtCAAATGGGAAGTTGGCAGAACGCAAAAGAGTTGATTAAAATGTCTTGGGGACAGAGCTGATTTTGAATATCCTTGTGGAATTCCTTTGAACTCAcatattctctgattctgtgaaaaaaCCTAGTCCCTAACTGGTCCTGTATGGAGCATGTTGCAAAGGTACCCTGGACTCTACCAGCAACCAGACCTGTCTCACCTGAGATTTTTTGTGCCAGCCTAAAGTAGATGTGGTAAAAATTCTCCAGTTGACTCTCTAATGCCAGTTCTCACACCCCAGTAACTCAATGTTAAATATTCCCTTAGGATCTATGTAGATCACCACCAAGAATCACACAAATCACTGAAATGTAAAACAGCACATCCCCAATGAGAAATTCAGAAGTCAACTTTTGTCTCTCCAAAAAGCCACCACCATGCTGCCCAAAAATGCTCTGCACTAGGCTAAGGCAGAGCAAGAGCTGCACTTGCAGCggcagggatgtccctgcaggcaggtgactgcagccacagccaggtcaaagcctgttttgctcagggcagctggctgggcctggctcagctcactgctgcaggcagtgccactgagTGCCTGGAAGGGGAATGTGCACCTGGTGTCTGCCTGGAGCCAGGCTCCTTGGCGAAACAGCACTCAGAACAGATCAATACAAATGGCACCTCCTAAGCACATTGTGCTTTGTGGGAAATGTTGGAATCCGTGGGCAAGATGACATCAATATATTCCTTTCAATTTCCTTGAGAAGAGCCCAAGGTAGTATTGGGGCAACATTCACTTATTAATGACCAAGACAAATAATTCAATCAAGTATGGTTTCGGTCTTGAACATAGGAAATTCTCTATGCAACTTCTTCaatgtaattttctttccatttcccaattaaATTTCAATGGTTAAAGACAGTTGATAGGTCTTCCAAAACCTTAACTTCCAAGTCTGTGAATTTAAGTGCATAAGACGGTAAAAATCTTGACCTCCATGCTCCAAATTCCAACCCATCAGGCAGTACGGGAACAACATACAGGCAGGCTTTCTCAGGGGAAAACAAACCAGTGACTGAATGCAGTGACAAGTGACTGCAAGTCTGACCTGAGGCCAAACCACCTCCAGGTTGAGATCTCTGAACACAAGAGATCCCCTTTTCAATGAATATGCTGCAAAAATGAATTACCAAGTGGAAAATCTTACGGACATTGAGCAAAATATGAAAGCCAACCATACCTCCAAGTGGGTTATACAATTTGACAACCTGTGCACTTCCACTGTGCGACGCCTCGCTGGTATTTGGctaaaatgggaaagaaattttctgtaaaatctTCAGCCTAATCTTCATTACTGCTGATTAACTAGGCCCTCCATTTTTAACAAGAGCTGTATTTGCAAAGGTTTGCTGTCACAGCGTCAAAAAGGGCTGCTTTGACACAGCTCTCCCTCTGAAAGCAGCCGGCTACAAAAGTGCCCTGAGAGATCCACCCTCACTTGGCCTCTAATGCAGCCAAGCCCTCCAGTAGCAAGTCAtcctttcccaattgctggAATTTATAGGCACAAGCTTCCCTTGAAATCAAGTGCCTGAGTACAAGTGAACTGGTCAGTGCTAAGCTAAAAATCCAGAGAGGGGCACAAAGGATTTGAAAGTCAGGGCAGCACCTGACACTGGGATTTATTTGGCATTAAGGAAGTACATCCTGGAGTCAGCTCCAAGAATAACTTCAACTGCAAAAAGATGAATTTCAACTGTAACAGGCCCCAAaaccctttctcttttcctcagctctAGATGCAATTATTTCCAtagatgtaaaatattttattctaagTTATAGGAAATAGTTCATCCTAAGTTAGTCAGAGATTACAAAATTTGGGTGCCTGGCTGAACTCATCATTTAGTACAGATTATGACATGTCCCATTGGAACTCAAAATCACTCAGATGTCTATTGACACAAGCATATTTTTTACAAAAACAATTACTGCCATCCATCTGCCTAATTTGGAAGGCAAAATTGGCTGAAATAAAATCTTAAAAGCCATGATAAATGGACTGAAACTTGTGGACTAATTACCATGAGGAGGGAGACATCACTACACAATAGAAGATAAAATATTACTCTATGGAAGGAATTCCGCAAttaagaagaaatgaaaataaatttctatGCTTACAAAAAGTGTATCAATAATTAGAAAAGATTTGAGATGAGGTGCATGTGGCTGCAGTTCTCCACTATGCATGACAGCTAGGAATAAATAATGGCTATTCCTAATACTTGAAAAAAATTTAGACAGTTTCCTTTACCCTTACGTGTTCAGTGAGTTCCATACAAACTGGGAACCATGAGAAATCCATGCATTTTGGCCATGAGCCATGTCCAGAGCATGAATTTCCTGAGTGTCACAGCATGGAGAATATCTGACTTTCACTGGTACCTCCTCTGTATCATCCCTGAGTGCCACTTGCAACCGTGAAATCAACCTCCCACTTCCACTGGCACCTTCTCCCTATCATTACCTGAGAACCACTTCCTGCAGACAATCTCCCACTTCCACAGACACCTCCTCTGTGTCATCCGTGTGAGTCGCTTCCCCCCGGGCAGCTGCCTCAAAGGGGCCCTTGGAGCACCAGTGgggccccagccctgtccaacaGCTCCCGCgggctcagcagcacctgaCACCAACATCATGGCCAAGCCCCCACCCGCTGCCaacccacagagccccacaccTGCCCCTCACCTCTTGCTCCTGGCACCTCTGGCTCACCCTGACGCTCATGGCAGTGCCGGTGGGGACCCTGTGGGACGCAGTGCGGATTGGGGCCCTGCGGAACTCACTGGATCCTGCCCAGGCCCGCAGCTCCGCCATCCCACTCTGCCtcggctgctccagctcccacacagacACTGATCCTGCTGAATAATCTGCAAATGCAGAATACTACTTAGGAAAATGTGTTCCTGGATGCTTGTCCTTTGTGGCTTCCAAGGCTCatcaacaagaagggagatgattGCCATGAAACAAGAACTAGCCAACAAGCTGGAAGCGATGGCCAGGCCTTGGAAAGGCAGGCGACTTCTTGGCTGAATTGCCTTGTTGAGGTGGAAGGCTTGACAGGCTTCAGTGACCTCAGACACAGGGCAGGTTAGCAAGGCCTGGGAAGAGGGATGCACCACTCATGGTGGACACAAAGAAAGTAGAATTTATGGACATAAGGACATTTGGCAGAACCCCTGAAAGAAGGAATTATCTGATAAAGGCAATGCAGCAACTGTGCTGAATCAGCTCTGTCAGGGAAAAAAGGCCGTTCCAGCTTTTTACGCAAGGAACCTCACTGTGAATAAGGGGAGATTGGGCATGCAGACTAATGAGCATAAGAAGGGAGAGGGTCATTACCAAACAGCAGAAAGTATACTCATTTTGGAGAGAATTAGGGAAACTTAGAGTCAATGAACACTAATTCCTTTCTTTGCTCAAATGTATAAACACTGAAATGTTCTGGTTGTTGCGCTGTTGCCTTTGTGAATTTGTCCCTGAGCCACCCTTCCTGCACAGAACTGTAAATCATTACCTCCACGCCGTGGGTGGATTGGGCTCTTGAACAACGGGTGCTGCAACCAGCCAAGTTGGAAAAACACTCGCTGTGGCTCTGACACCCCCGCTCTCGCTGCAGCCGCCAAAGGCTCTGAGCGGTCCTGCCCTGTGCCGGTGACAATGGCCACGTGTCCTTGGAAACGGGGGGTTCCATGTGCCAGGCTGGCCGGGATGTCACTGAGGAGCAGGACACGACACAGTCCGGGCAGAGGGATTTCACAATGGGCACAGGTAGGGaatgccctgccctgtcccatcaCTGACTCTGCTCATTTCCAAGTGAGGAAAGGGGCACCCCACCAACCCCAGTAGCGGCAGCTGTGCAAAGCAGGGCTAATGAAGTGTTTCTGAACAAAAGTGCTGCACTTGGCTCTCTCTGaggcaaaggagcagctcaacaCCTCTAACCAGGTCACCAAGGCGCAGCCCTGACAGCTCTGGGCCATCCTGTCATGGGCCCGTCAGTCTGTGAGGCTTCCAGCACGTACACGATCACTCAAATGTCATCTCTTTGTCACAACCCCCTGACCTTCCTCATCCCAGTCTCCTCAAGGGAAACAAGCCAGCAGCATGCCCAGGCCCCCAggtgctctgcaggaggagcacacatggaaaggccagggaggagcatGAACACAATTCCAGGCTGACAGTTGTGCTGACTGCAGGTGGCCATTGAAATTACTGACACATCTGGAGAAATGTTTTATACTCAGCTTCTGATCATTTGACTTACATTTTCCCCTTATCCAAACTTACTCCTGATCTCAGTCAGCTGGCAACACAGAATCCATAACAGGGAGAGGGAATAAAACATGCCATTGAGAATGGCTTGAATATTAGCATGCAAAGCTCATTTTCCAtgtcacaaaatattttctttgtcttcAAGACCATATCCACGTGTGCCCATGTTTGGTTTCCTGGCTGCCACAGTCAAAGGGGCAGTGTAGTTTTggagacagaaaggaaaagaacagtGTCCCTTTTTGGGAATGACTGGATTGTGATTGTTATGGATCCCCACTTGTGGACTGTTGGAAAAACTTCTGTATGAACCTTGAAGGGAATCTCATGAGGTGTTACCCTCCGGGAAGTCCAACAGCCTTTCCATAGCTTAAAAAGACATTGATGACAACCCCGGTTCTGGAGTTACCAGATTTGACTGATCCCTTTGCACTATTCATACATGAGTGCCTTTGCCTTGTACAATAAATCCATATTTATCTCAAAGACTGGGAATGCAGGAAAGAACCCTTTGGAAAAGAGCATATTTCCTAAAAGAACATCTAAACATTGTCTCCAAGGGATGAAGAGTGCCCTTGAGAGCAGGAGCCAGCACAGTCCTGGTTGATAGAATAGACTTGAAAACACATGGGAAGAAATGTGTCTGTTTATGTGTGCTGCACATGGTAATGTCTGGTGTAGAGCAAAAAGGAGCTCACTGGTTTTCCTAAAGTAACAGGGGGTACTCCTGGAACAAAAGATATGGTGCTAAAGACAGCTACTGCCTTGAACCCTGCTGTGTTCCTCAATCCTTCTGTAAGGAATCAGCATCTCCAATcaaacagggacagctttgGGAGCATCAAGTTTCCTGCTAAAGTAGCAATAATGCACTGCAAAG
Coding sequences within it:
- the LOC141727201 gene encoding uncharacterized protein LOC141727201 gives rise to the protein MQKDKGTLAKILQQKRPLASDCTSPVTSKKRRIGHQPSPVQPAAGGHFSSFLLPSTSLFSSDVSPSAGSVSPCTHVVQQTEKFRSSSIPKTAREQKEIPNSSGEKNELGRLKQWHRLDFDEGARKETSITSTCSAISDQPDYLRKYVAIVSLEQRQRYKDDFHAEYEEYRNLHSVIDRTTKKFRQFQEQWKSLTPGSEAYQRLHHQILADYQQLQQVRETPELQGHGNC